One window of Phycisphaeraceae bacterium genomic DNA carries:
- a CDS encoding asparaginase — MARVSLLSTGGTIASFGSGLVSGDALLEALGLTSLNTEWSVEEVFRVPSSQVTPQMQVELARRIDAASQNADTVIVTHGTDSMEESAFMADVLCQTSTPVVFTGAMRPGSDGDGSSNLVDAATVGLACSTHTVGVTVVMNGLIHAPSEVRKLHSGADDAFYSRTPLGLVEGERVSWSGYKAHRFRITLPDIRAQPAPDVWLIRVGVGEQPQIRAAQETGVRGLVIEVFGKGNMPSPALDEARACAQHGMVVVCTSRCGDGDVQMTYLDDNFIAAPHLDGLKARLLLMLCLGAGMNRQGVQQVFNRN, encoded by the coding sequence ATGGCACGAGTTTCTCTTCTCTCAACTGGCGGAACCATTGCATCCTTCGGCTCCGGGCTTGTCTCCGGTGATGCGCTGCTTGAGGCGCTCGGGCTCACTTCTTTGAACACAGAATGGTCAGTCGAAGAGGTGTTTCGTGTTCCCAGTTCACAAGTCACACCCCAAATGCAGGTTGAACTTGCACGCAGAATAGACGCTGCTAGCCAGAATGCAGACACAGTTATCGTCACGCATGGCACGGACTCGATGGAAGAATCCGCATTTATGGCTGATGTGCTCTGTCAGACCTCCACACCCGTTGTGTTTACCGGCGCAATGCGGCCCGGTTCGGATGGTGACGGCTCGAGCAATCTTGTGGATGCGGCGACAGTCGGACTCGCGTGCTCAACTCACACTGTTGGTGTGACCGTTGTGATGAACGGTCTCATCCACGCTCCTTCCGAGGTCCGCAAGCTGCATTCTGGTGCTGACGATGCCTTCTACTCCCGTACGCCGTTGGGACTCGTAGAGGGGGAACGAGTGTCGTGGAGTGGTTACAAAGCCCACCGGTTCCGGATCACACTCCCAGACATACGCGCGCAACCCGCGCCCGATGTCTGGTTGATCCGAGTGGGTGTTGGCGAGCAGCCCCAGATTCGTGCTGCCCAAGAGACCGGTGTGCGCGGCCTCGTCATCGAGGTGTTCGGCAAAGGCAACATGCCCTCACCTGCACTCGACGAGGCCCGCGCATGCGCACAACACGGCATGGTTGTGGTCTGCACATCCCGTTGCGGCGATGGCGATGTCCAGATGACGTATCTGGACGACAACTTCATCGCCGCACCGCACCTCGACGGCCTCAAGGCACGCCTGCTGCTGATGCTGTGCCTTGGAGCTGGCATGAACCGGCAGGGTGTACAGCAGGTCTTCAACCGCAACTGA
- a CDS encoding mechanosensitive ion channel, with product MCKHTLCAVTALTLFVCSAHTAFAQPITANQPDPQTVPSADLLSLEALEQEKARITDLADLDAETKAVALQAINDAINNVNAAQAARNETSVLSQDVAKIPGLITQLQSDLEQPAGEVTIDQNPALTLEQIVDQNNAAEAERTASQSALKTLQSSLDGITPEIDTLNAELANDRNTLEEAQTALNASLDPNLAEVVRNATRLAQRAKVEQLQATIAKKEKRIEKLNAQRQLLPLQISKGQRRVDRATKTAQLWEARATQRRQEQAAAEAKAAEQQAQAALNYPEPIKDVFALKAELSKTFDADSNPEAPDAQIGIINNQIQEAAGNLSELKSKIAFTLNRGRIAEQSTAYGLSLRSELNSLPNKSELLGQRRTLQSRISATEYKRIDLQEMQGQYQNTTAAINSLVAASRGDNQFTEDQLKSKAREGIEGIKDNPGIVSTIESGLQSYNKLISKLNELDQVLAQTIEATDTYRSFIEERILWIRSVQGGVIPKPRDIASAGAWLLNPTAWTSGLKSHWITRSSIIGFDIAIGGIALLLLAFLPSLHKRLRDLAPKVSRFATDRYSYSVAALLLTIAIATCATMLPLAIGYWLSQASDQLLSSVGNGLLTTSGFLFVVVFVRTAVIPKGLLSSHFRWASDGLWLVQKTTTIAAITGLPLLFLSTTLAAQNTLAYTNSLGRLAFVVLCGVLVWANARIFHPHGPFVKPYVSKKSDTFIARMHKLWYTVIVGMPVMLGILATLGWYYTATKLDLRVHLTMWTVTALIVINSMLLRWLFIERRRLALERARKKREAEQSQDGQASNTVEESQLDVPEIDTQTRRVIRAGVTLGAALALFAIWADVLPALRMLDRVQLLPSIRYLESQQHSDALTRLESIVRSPNDANAQSESRDASTSQQSPQSTSESAGTTNSERNQEQLQPTSPTSLLTQSVTSTDETASIPKRFTLMDALAAAIVLIISFVLARNVPGLLEIIVLKKLPLDSGSRFAISTIVRYLIALIGVIVAFNAVGLKWSQLQFLAAAITFGLAFGLQEIFANFISGLIMLVERPVRVGDTVTVGGVSGDVTKINIRATTVRDWDRKELVIPNKTFITDQFVNWTLSDKTQRLIIPVGVAYESDVDKVRSVLLGIAREREYVMKDPAPYVVFQSFGDSTLNFELRVFLHSLDNYLEAKTDLHNSITKAFRKEKIEIAFPQQDLHIRSMVPFALEESRAPNG from the coding sequence TTGTGTAAACACACTCTTTGTGCTGTAACAGCACTTACCCTGTTTGTCTGCTCTGCTCATACCGCGTTTGCTCAGCCAATTACGGCGAACCAGCCCGATCCGCAGACCGTTCCCTCTGCCGACCTACTCTCGCTCGAAGCACTTGAGCAGGAGAAGGCGCGTATCACAGACCTTGCCGATCTTGATGCCGAGACCAAGGCTGTTGCCCTGCAGGCAATCAACGATGCGATAAACAATGTCAATGCTGCCCAGGCAGCCCGCAACGAAACGAGCGTGTTGTCGCAGGATGTCGCCAAGATACCCGGGTTGATCACACAACTGCAATCAGATCTTGAGCAACCCGCGGGCGAGGTAACGATTGATCAGAATCCGGCATTAACGCTCGAACAGATCGTTGATCAGAATAATGCTGCTGAAGCAGAACGAACGGCATCACAGTCGGCTCTGAAGACACTGCAATCAAGCCTTGATGGCATCACTCCTGAAATTGATACACTCAACGCAGAGCTTGCGAATGATCGCAACACGCTTGAGGAAGCACAAACGGCGCTGAACGCATCTCTCGATCCGAATCTTGCTGAAGTTGTCCGCAACGCGACACGGCTCGCCCAACGGGCCAAGGTCGAACAGTTGCAGGCGACAATCGCAAAGAAAGAGAAACGGATCGAGAAGCTAAACGCGCAGCGGCAGCTTCTCCCTTTGCAGATCTCGAAGGGACAACGACGCGTTGATCGTGCAACGAAGACGGCACAGTTGTGGGAAGCACGTGCAACACAAAGACGCCAGGAACAGGCAGCCGCAGAAGCAAAGGCTGCCGAGCAACAGGCCCAGGCGGCGTTGAACTATCCCGAGCCAATCAAAGATGTCTTTGCCTTAAAAGCAGAGTTGTCAAAGACATTCGATGCTGACAGCAATCCTGAGGCACCCGATGCGCAGATTGGGATCATTAACAACCAGATACAGGAGGCTGCTGGCAACCTGAGTGAACTGAAATCGAAGATCGCGTTCACGCTGAATCGAGGCAGAATAGCGGAGCAATCAACCGCATACGGCTTGTCTCTGCGCTCCGAGCTCAACTCGCTGCCAAACAAATCTGAGTTGCTTGGCCAGCGGCGCACCCTGCAATCCCGAATCTCTGCAACAGAATACAAACGTATTGACCTGCAGGAGATGCAGGGCCAATACCAGAATACAACGGCAGCCATCAACAGTCTTGTTGCAGCTTCCCGAGGAGATAATCAGTTCACCGAAGACCAACTGAAAAGCAAAGCCAGAGAGGGGATTGAAGGAATCAAGGATAACCCTGGAATCGTAAGCACAATCGAGTCAGGGCTCCAAAGCTATAACAAACTGATATCCAAACTGAATGAGCTTGATCAGGTTCTCGCGCAGACTATCGAAGCGACCGATACGTATCGGTCGTTTATCGAAGAGCGCATCCTCTGGATCAGGAGTGTGCAGGGTGGTGTGATCCCAAAGCCGCGCGACATCGCAAGTGCCGGTGCGTGGCTTCTGAATCCGACCGCGTGGACCTCGGGGCTCAAGTCACATTGGATCACAAGGTCTTCAATCATCGGATTTGATATTGCCATCGGCGGTATCGCTTTGCTGTTGCTCGCGTTCCTGCCGTCGCTGCACAAACGTCTTCGTGATCTTGCGCCCAAGGTGTCAAGATTCGCAACAGACAGATACTCATATTCTGTTGCAGCACTCTTGCTGACGATCGCAATCGCAACATGCGCAACGATGCTTCCACTCGCGATAGGCTACTGGCTCTCGCAAGCATCTGATCAACTTCTCAGTTCTGTGGGCAATGGGTTGTTGACAACTTCGGGCTTTCTCTTTGTTGTTGTCTTTGTGCGTACAGCTGTGATCCCAAAGGGGCTCCTCTCATCGCATTTCAGATGGGCAAGCGATGGGCTGTGGCTTGTGCAGAAGACAACCACCATTGCTGCAATCACCGGGCTCCCTCTGCTGTTTCTCTCGACAACACTTGCAGCGCAGAACACGCTTGCTTATACCAACTCGCTCGGCAGGCTCGCATTTGTTGTCTTGTGCGGTGTGCTCGTCTGGGCAAACGCTCGCATCTTTCATCCCCACGGTCCATTTGTAAAGCCGTATGTCTCGAAGAAGTCAGACACATTTATCGCGCGCATGCACAAGCTGTGGTATACGGTCATTGTCGGCATGCCCGTCATGCTCGGCATCCTCGCAACACTCGGCTGGTACTACACGGCAACCAAGCTTGATCTTCGTGTGCACCTGACAATGTGGACAGTTACTGCCCTTATTGTGATCAACAGCATGCTGCTCCGCTGGTTGTTCATTGAGCGACGACGACTGGCCCTCGAACGCGCCCGAAAGAAGCGCGAAGCAGAACAGTCGCAAGATGGCCAAGCTTCGAACACTGTAGAAGAATCGCAACTGGATGTACCCGAGATTGATACCCAGACTCGGCGGGTAATCCGTGCTGGAGTGACACTCGGTGCAGCGCTGGCTCTCTTTGCGATCTGGGCAGACGTACTGCCAGCTTTGCGCATGCTCGATCGCGTGCAGTTGCTTCCTTCAATCAGATACCTCGAGAGCCAGCAGCATTCAGATGCGCTGACGAGACTCGAATCGATCGTTCGGTCACCCAATGATGCCAACGCACAATCTGAATCAAGGGATGCATCGACGTCGCAGCAATCACCTCAGAGCACGTCAGAATCTGCAGGCACAACAAACTCTGAAAGGAATCAGGAACAACTACAACCGACTTCGCCGACAAGCCTCCTCACGCAATCAGTGACATCGACCGATGAAACTGCGAGTATTCCAAAGCGTTTCACGCTGATGGATGCTCTTGCAGCAGCTATCGTGCTGATCATCTCGTTCGTGCTCGCACGAAATGTCCCAGGTTTGCTTGAGATTATTGTTCTCAAAAAACTCCCGCTGGATTCGGGCTCCCGGTTTGCAATATCAACCATCGTGCGGTACCTGATCGCGTTGATCGGAGTCATCGTGGCGTTCAACGCGGTCGGTCTGAAATGGAGCCAACTCCAGTTTCTCGCGGCTGCAATCACATTCGGTCTCGCCTTTGGGTTGCAGGAAATATTTGCGAACTTTATCTCAGGGCTCATTATGCTGGTGGAACGACCGGTACGCGTCGGTGACACCGTAACCGTGGGCGGCGTATCGGGTGACGTTACAAAGATCAATATCCGTGCAACCACGGTGCGTGACTGGGACCGCAAGGAACTCGTTATCCCGAATAAGACCTTTATCACAGATCAGTTCGTAAACTGGACACTTTCCGACAAAACGCAGCGGCTCATCATTCCTGTTGGTGTTGCGTATGAGTCGGATGTTGATAAGGTGCGCTCTGTGCTCCTCGGCATTGCCCGCGAACGCGAGTATGTCATGAAAGATCCTGCCCCGTATGTTGTGTTCCAGAGCTTTGGTGATTCCACACTGAACTTCGAACTCCGCGTATTTTTGCACAGCCTCGACAACTATCTCGAAGCAAAGACCGATCTGCACAACTCAATTACAAAGGCGTTCCGAAAGGAAAAGATCGAAATCGCGTTCCCGCAGCAGGACCTGCACATCAGATCTATGGTGCCGTTTGCACTCGAAGAGAGCCGTGCTCCAAATGGATAA
- a CDS encoding DUF4190 domain-containing protein codes for MDGHESSESTAGAAKPPVSRVAVAALLCGIGAWFVCFVPGLTHLLGAGALVLAVVAAWRIKSSSGQLRGAGMTVLAIVLATVGMSVGTAILAFNAAIVNQQRGLARMLVSIQDGATLDQIAWQPDQTPSNDSPKLNSALRGVLTQEDVDTFASEINTRLGAFKFQPSSITDVARVRFIEKDLQRKRQLGPMIAERFSTEKVRVWPMEFANGWVIAVMLSPQGPHDASVLDNIGFVPVQATDGAEPVWLIAPEKMP; via the coding sequence ATGGATGGACATGAATCCAGTGAGTCAACAGCCGGTGCTGCAAAGCCCCCAGTTTCGCGCGTTGCTGTTGCTGCGTTGTTATGCGGTATTGGTGCGTGGTTTGTGTGCTTTGTGCCTGGTCTGACGCATCTGTTGGGAGCGGGAGCGCTGGTGCTTGCGGTGGTCGCCGCATGGCGTATCAAGTCATCCAGCGGGCAACTGCGCGGTGCTGGCATGACAGTGCTGGCAATTGTGCTGGCGACTGTTGGTATGTCGGTGGGCACCGCGATTCTCGCGTTCAATGCTGCAATCGTGAACCAGCAGCGAGGGCTTGCACGGATGTTGGTGTCGATTCAGGATGGCGCAACACTCGACCAGATCGCATGGCAGCCCGACCAAACACCGTCGAACGATTCGCCCAAGCTGAATAGCGCTCTGCGTGGCGTACTTACCCAAGAAGACGTTGACACGTTCGCAAGCGAGATCAACACTCGGCTTGGAGCATTCAAGTTTCAGCCGAGCTCAATTACCGATGTTGCTCGTGTCCGCTTTATAGAAAAGGACCTTCAGCGCAAGCGTCAACTCGGTCCGATGATAGCTGAACGTTTCAGCACAGAGAAAGTACGTGTGTGGCCGATGGAGTTTGCCAACGGCTGGGTTATTGCTGTGATGCTCTCGCCGCAAGGACCACACGATGCCAGCGTGCTCGACAACATCGGATTTGTTCCTGTGCAGGCAACGGATGGCGCAGAGCCAGTATGGTTGATTGCACCAGAAAAGATGCCATGA
- a CDS encoding ATP-dependent Clp protease proteolytic subunit, with protein sequence MSYLVPIVIENTGRGERSYDIYSRLLKDRIIFLGGPVMDEVANLVVAQLLFLANEDDKADIHLYVNSPGGSVTSGLAMVDTMNFIKPDVCTYIIGQAASMGSVIAASGAKGKRYALRNSRNLMHQPLLSGVMEGQATDIEIEAKEMLRLRDRLYSIYSKATGQDTKKIEADCDRNLWLDDNEMLDYGLIDKVLDHMPSSTKS encoded by the coding sequence ATGAGCTACCTCGTTCCGATTGTCATCGAAAACACTGGTCGCGGCGAGCGGTCATACGACATCTACTCACGCCTCCTGAAGGATCGAATTATCTTTCTGGGTGGTCCCGTGATGGATGAGGTTGCGAATCTGGTGGTCGCGCAGTTGTTGTTTCTTGCTAACGAGGATGACAAGGCAGATATCCATCTGTATGTGAACTCGCCCGGTGGCTCTGTCACTTCGGGACTTGCGATGGTCGACACGATGAACTTCATCAAGCCCGATGTGTGCACATACATCATCGGGCAGGCCGCGTCGATGGGCTCTGTCATCGCTGCAAGCGGTGCCAAGGGCAAGCGATATGCGCTCCGCAACAGCCGGAACCTCATGCACCAGCCATTGCTTTCCGGTGTGATGGAGGGGCAGGCGACCGACATTGAGATCGAGGCGAAGGAGATGCTCCGCCTCCGCGATCGTCTGTATTCGATTTACTCAAAGGCGACTGGCCAGGACACCAAGAAGATCGAAGCGGATTGTGACCGCAACCTCTGGCTTGACGACAATGAAATGCTTGATTATGGGCTGATCGACAAGGTGCTTGATCACATGCCAAGCTCGACGAAGTCCTGA
- a CDS encoding ATP-dependent Clp protease proteolytic subunit codes for MIRPETTNSGVSYQRTREMTIDELLLENRVVFLIGEINHASAARVMMQMLYLENQKRGQEISLYINSPGGAVDDTLAIYDTMQFLASPIATYCIGRAYSGGAVLLTAGEKGKRFILPHAKVMIHQPYGGVTGQAEDIRIQAEQIIKSKAQLSEIIANHTGQPVEQVRKDSERDRFFSAAEAKAYGLVDEVLSAPPKPAANA; via the coding sequence ATGATCCGGCCCGAGACCACAAACTCCGGCGTGTCCTACCAGCGAACACGAGAGATGACCATCGACGAGTTGTTGCTCGAAAATCGTGTTGTCTTTCTTATTGGCGAGATTAACCACGCCTCCGCTGCCCGCGTCATGATGCAGATGTTGTACCTTGAGAACCAGAAGCGGGGACAGGAGATCAGTCTGTACATCAACTCGCCAGGCGGCGCTGTCGATGACACGCTAGCGATCTACGACACGATGCAGTTTCTTGCATCGCCAATTGCGACATACTGCATCGGTCGTGCGTACTCGGGCGGCGCAGTGCTGCTGACAGCTGGCGAGAAGGGCAAGCGTTTTATCCTCCCGCATGCGAAGGTCATGATCCATCAGCCCTATGGCGGTGTGACCGGGCAGGCCGAGGATATTCGTATTCAGGCTGAACAGATCATCAAGAGCAAGGCACAACTCAGCGAGATCATTGCGAATCACACCGGGCAGCCGGTCGAGCAGGTCCGCAAGGATTCAGAGCGTGATCGTTTCTTCTCAGCTGCGGAAGCGAAGGCCTACGGACTTGTCGACGAGGTTCTGTCAGCCCCGCCGAAGCCAGCGGCAAACGCGTGA
- a CDS encoding metallophosphoesterase family protein, giving the protein MPTAIVSDIHGNAEALRAVLRDIEARGITDIICLGDVVGYGPEPLECVDMVRERCRWCLMGNHDYAVLYEPTSFNPAATASAYWTRDQFDAEPNEQLRRERYEFLGRLRVRVIDPIGGEQPVLAVHGSPRKPINEYIFHDDPRDRPDKMESIFRRVDRTAIVGHTHVPGVYTDEPDFYKPDELGENGYVVNDNEKAIINVGSIGQPRDGDPRASYAIYHAENGSPARFEFVRVEYDITKTAELMRQVPELTPWLADRLFEGQ; this is encoded by the coding sequence GTGCCAACAGCCATCGTCAGTGACATTCACGGGAATGCAGAAGCCCTCAGAGCAGTGCTGCGAGATATCGAAGCCAGAGGCATCACGGACATCATCTGCCTCGGCGACGTCGTGGGATATGGTCCGGAGCCCTTGGAATGTGTGGACATGGTGCGTGAGCGCTGCAGATGGTGCCTGATGGGCAACCACGATTACGCTGTGCTATACGAACCCACCAGTTTCAACCCCGCTGCAACCGCTTCAGCGTACTGGACACGCGATCAGTTCGATGCAGAGCCTAACGAGCAACTACGGCGCGAACGCTACGAGTTTCTTGGCAGACTCCGTGTGCGTGTCATCGACCCGATCGGAGGAGAGCAGCCCGTTCTTGCAGTACACGGATCACCGAGAAAACCAATCAACGAGTACATCTTCCACGATGATCCCCGTGATCGACCGGACAAAATGGAATCAATCTTCAGGCGTGTTGATCGCACTGCGATCGTTGGTCACACGCACGTGCCCGGTGTGTATACCGACGAGCCGGACTTTTATAAGCCCGATGAACTCGGTGAAAACGGCTACGTTGTGAACGACAACGAGAAGGCAATTATCAATGTGGGATCCATTGGTCAGCCGCGCGACGGCGATCCTCGCGCAAGCTACGCCATCTATCATGCTGAGAATGGTTCACCGGCACGGTTCGAGTTTGTTCGCGTTGAGTACGACATCACCAAAACAGCCGAGTTGATGCGGCAGGTTCCTGAACTGACACCGTGGCTGGCCGACCGTCTGTTTGAAGGCCAATAG
- a CDS encoding YidC/Oxa1 family insertase periplasmic-domain containing protein yields MAQKPNTTLRIVIPLIAIGLALLTGWAMFRTTGKSTQTPSNPNANNSGSSSQTESVAPSTTTGNEQPDTVAQTPASTQPDTATPPSIEQPAAPSTVTPVVGTMRARVVESTAPFTPIGSLDPASGYLLSVEFEPNGAGIRALDLTDEFQDLKSTEHVRIQKVERKITLTPPYVAEGDTPPDITTGTVREFVPYGALEIYAQRGRLDRKDQSITATPIRIGTTDYDIEAPYNADDKVYRAAPELLVTPRYWSEVSPGVFECIIEDEAGNAQLRIKREYIVKKKSRTLELAQSIENLTNEPIEYVLLSWGQTERPPSANSYAGDRRRVRFGYLLSADPNKPARDRVVLAEGYLWGRSSTHVLGKKDRATGLYPGHRIWPNPQSTEKGFRLAWVGIADRFFGVVTMPRVGSNPTSKQLTSIEAIDRSLLDPSSADATNTMVLRFVSPARTIAAGETAHLDTAIYAGPLATAAIKSEPIAVEMGAIKMIAYNLGGACAFCTFEWLTHPLIWILRTLHSFVVFDWAIAIICLVVIVRTLLHPITKWSQIRMQRFGKQMQAMSPKQKAIQEKYKDDRRKMQEEMTRLWREEGISPVGMLGCLPMFLQTPVWIALYAALFFAEELRHQPAFFGLFQKISGGQWPFLADLSNPDSFIPLGHAFTLKLWGAVTGINILPLLLGVVFFVHQKYLTPPTQATMTPEQQTQQKIMKVMMVVMFPVFMYNAPSGLAIYFIANSTIAIFENKYIRAHMDKYELLDLEKNPMKKRSSGAQIRKAVPNKASLSKPGASSSRTSKPAGFRERFRQALEEQKRVVEETRAKQAKQMRQAGIDPSKPRGGKKPPKRFKDRS; encoded by the coding sequence ATGGCGCAGAAGCCCAATACAACACTGAGAATCGTCATTCCGCTGATCGCCATCGGTCTGGCGCTGCTCACAGGCTGGGCCATGTTCAGGACCACTGGCAAGTCAACCCAGACACCCTCGAATCCCAACGCGAATAACAGTGGTTCTTCGTCCCAAACAGAATCTGTTGCTCCAAGCACAACGACAGGCAACGAACAACCGGACACGGTTGCACAAACTCCAGCATCCACCCAGCCGGATACAGCTACTCCGCCATCGATTGAACAACCTGCAGCACCTTCCACAGTGACTCCGGTTGTTGGCACGATGCGGGCACGTGTTGTAGAGAGTACAGCACCATTCACCCCGATCGGTTCGCTTGACCCTGCTTCGGGCTACCTGCTCTCTGTCGAGTTTGAACCAAACGGTGCAGGCATCCGAGCGCTGGATCTGACCGACGAGTTTCAGGATCTTAAAAGCACCGAGCATGTTCGTATCCAGAAGGTAGAGCGAAAGATCACGCTTACCCCACCGTATGTTGCTGAGGGTGATACGCCGCCCGATATAACAACCGGCACGGTGCGCGAGTTTGTCCCGTACGGCGCACTTGAGATCTATGCACAGCGGGGCAGACTCGATCGCAAGGACCAATCAATCACAGCAACACCGATCCGCATCGGCACAACCGATTATGATATCGAAGCGCCATACAACGCCGACGACAAAGTGTATCGTGCAGCGCCTGAACTGCTGGTCACTCCACGGTATTGGTCCGAAGTCTCTCCCGGTGTGTTCGAGTGCATCATCGAGGATGAAGCAGGGAACGCCCAGCTGAGAATCAAGCGTGAGTATATTGTCAAGAAGAAATCTCGCACGCTCGAACTCGCTCAATCCATCGAGAACCTGACGAATGAGCCGATTGAGTATGTGCTACTGAGTTGGGGCCAGACCGAACGACCACCTTCAGCAAACTCGTACGCAGGCGACCGCAGGCGCGTGCGGTTTGGATATCTGCTCAGCGCAGACCCAAACAAACCCGCACGAGACCGTGTTGTGCTCGCAGAAGGCTATCTCTGGGGCAGAAGTTCGACACATGTCCTTGGAAAGAAGGATAGAGCAACTGGTCTCTACCCCGGACATCGCATCTGGCCGAACCCGCAATCAACCGAGAAGGGGTTCAGGCTTGCGTGGGTTGGTATTGCTGACCGATTCTTCGGCGTTGTCACGATGCCACGGGTCGGATCAAATCCCACATCCAAGCAACTCACCAGCATTGAAGCAATCGATCGATCCCTGCTCGACCCATCGAGCGCAGATGCTACAAATACGATGGTACTGAGGTTTGTCTCACCCGCACGAACCATCGCTGCAGGTGAAACAGCGCATCTTGATACAGCAATCTATGCTGGCCCGCTCGCAACAGCAGCGATCAAGTCAGAACCGATCGCTGTCGAGATGGGCGCGATAAAGATGATCGCGTACAACCTCGGCGGCGCGTGCGCATTCTGCACATTTGAATGGCTCACTCATCCGCTCATCTGGATCCTGCGCACATTGCACAGCTTTGTCGTCTTCGACTGGGCGATCGCGATCATCTGTCTCGTTGTGATTGTGCGCACACTGCTCCATCCGATCACAAAGTGGTCGCAGATCAGGATGCAGCGTTTCGGCAAACAGATGCAGGCGATGTCGCCCAAGCAGAAAGCCATCCAGGAGAAGTACAAGGACGACCGCCGCAAGATGCAGGAGGAGATGACGCGTCTGTGGCGGGAGGAGGGCATCAGCCCCGTCGGCATGCTCGGGTGCCTGCCCATGTTCCTGCAGACACCCGTCTGGATCGCGCTGTACGCCGCGCTGTTCTTTGCGGAGGAACTCCGCCACCAACCCGCATTCTTTGGTTTGTTTCAGAAGATTTCAGGCGGACAATGGCCGTTCCTCGCCGATCTCTCAAACCCGGATTCGTTCATCCCACTTGGACACGCATTCACCCTCAAACTCTGGGGAGCGGTGACCGGTATCAACATCCTTCCCCTCCTGCTCGGTGTTGTGTTCTTTGTGCATCAAAAGTATCTCACGCCGCCAACCCAAGCCACAATGACACCGGAGCAGCAGACCCAACAGAAGATCATGAAAGTCATGATGGTGGTCATGTTCCCGGTATTCATGTACAACGCACCGAGTGGTCTTGCCATCTACTTCATCGCAAACTCAACAATTGCAATCTTTGAGAATAAGTACATCCGCGCTCACATGGACAAGTATGAGCTTCTCGATCTTGAGAAGAATCCGATGAAGAAGCGCAGCTCGGGCGCTCAAATCCGGAAGGCTGTTCCAAACAAAGCCTCTTTGTCAAAGCCAGGCGCTTCCTCCTCGCGCACCAGCAAACCTGCAGGGTTCCGTGAGCGTTTCCGTCAAGCACTCGAGGAGCAGAAACGCGTCGTAGAGGAAACCCGCGCGAAGCAGGCAAAGCAGATGCGCCAAGCAGGCATTGATCCCTCCAAGCCCCGAGGCGGGAAGAAGCCACCCAAACGGTTCAAGGATCGCTCCTAG
- a CDS encoding cysteine dioxygenase family protein, which yields MMKTCQYPKLAELIDYLDSLATRADLHVLADMLDRLDVCRDDIASCCQFNPCGYRRNIISKTEHYELLALCWRSGDCTPIHDHRGSSCAFRVVAGEGTEIRFQETASGLICPVETVTMQPGYVCAAEDNDIHQVANLQAPGVDLVTMHIYTPPIQHMRTYKFGQRDPVSTVNMDQLYPAR from the coding sequence ATGATGAAGACCTGCCAGTATCCGAAACTCGCGGAACTGATCGATTACCTCGACAGCCTTGCAACAAGGGCTGACCTGCATGTGCTTGCAGACATGCTCGATCGGCTTGATGTCTGTCGCGACGACATCGCATCCTGCTGCCAGTTTAATCCGTGCGGGTATCGACGCAACATCATCTCCAAGACAGAGCACTATGAACTACTCGCGCTCTGCTGGCGTTCGGGTGACTGCACGCCGATCCACGATCACCGCGGGTCATCGTGCGCGTTTCGCGTCGTTGCTGGTGAGGGCACAGAGATCCGCTTTCAGGAGACAGCATCGGGGCTTATCTGCCCTGTGGAAACCGTCACGATGCAGCCGGGATACGTGTGCGCCGCTGAGGATAACGACATCCACCAGGTCGCAAATCTGCAGGCACCCGGTGTCGATCTCGTGACAATGCACATCTACACGCCACCAATCCAGCACATGCGTACATACAAGTTCGGGCAGCGTGATCCCGTCAGCACGGTGAACATGGACCAACTCTATCCTGCACGCTGA